The genomic DNA CGGCGCCGCCCAGCAGCAGGCCGAACACCGTGCCGACGAATACGGCGAGGAGTGCGGCAGCGGCGAGCGGTCGGCGCATCGGGGACATGGACGGGGTGGGCCCGAAGGGCGGGGCGGTGGCTGTCATGGAGTGTCAGTCCCTCACTGCTTCTTCGGGTTGTAGGTGGTCTCCTTCACGGGAAGGTCGACCTTTATGGGGTCGGCCTTCTCGAAGTGCAGCTCGACGGACACCTTCTCGCCCTGCCTGGGCCGCTGCTTCAGTTTCATGAACATGATGTGGTTGCCGCCGCGCTCCAGGTCCAGCGCGCCGCCCGCGGGCACCTCGAAGGACGTCACCATGCGCATCGTCTGGTTCGTCGTGCGGTGGATCGTGACGTCGTCGGAGAGCGGGCTGGTGACCGAAGTGAGCCGGTCGGAGCTGTCGCCGCTGTTCTGCACGACGAGGAAGCCGGCCGCCATGTCGTTGACGGGCTGTGGCATGAACGCACCGGTCACCTTCAGTTCGGGCTTGTCGCCCGAGGCCGAGCACCCCGCCAGCGTCAGCCCGGTGGTGAGGGCGACGACGCCGGCGAGGACGGTGCGGCGGTTCACGGGTTCTCCCCCTTGATGATCTTGGGGAGGTCCTTGGTGTAGTCGTCGGGCGTGGTGTCCTCGCTGTACAGCACGTACCCCTTGTCGGTCTTCGGGGAGAAAGCGATGACCTGCGACCCGTGCATCGAGACGACTGTGCCGTCCTTCTCCTTCTTCGGCGGGTCGATGCCGATGCCGATCTGGCGTGCGCCCGCCTGGATGGTCGGGAAGTCGCCGGTGAGACCGATGAAGGAGGCGTCCTGGGCTCTGAGCCAGCTGCCCAGCGAGGACGGGGTGTCCCGTTCGGGGTCGGTGGTGACGAAGACGACCTGGAGCTTGTCCTGGTCGGCCTTGGGCAGGGACTTCTTGGCGATGGCGATGTTGCTCATGATGAGCGGGCAGACGTCGGGGCAGTTGGTGTAGCCGAAGTAGATGAGCGTCGGCTTGCCCTTGGTCCGCTCGCGCAGGTCGTACTTCTTGCCATGGGTGTCGGTCAGGACGAGGTCGGGCTTGGTGAACGGCTGGTCGAGCAACGTCGCGGCCTGCGTCTTCGCCTGGGCGGAGACGTCCGCGAGGGGCTTGTCGGCGTCGTCGCTGCTGCCGCAGGCCGACAGGGTGAGAGCGGCCGCGGCGACGAACGCCGCGGCCAGCACCGTTTTCTTACGCATGGATTGCTGATTCCTGGTGGGTCGGTGATTCGGTGGGGCCGGAGGGTCAGGCGGTGCGTCGACGGCCGGCCAGGACGCCGAAGGCCACCCCGGCGGCGCCGATGAGGATGCCGACGATGCCGAGGACGCGGGCCGTGGTGTCACTGGAGGAGGACGACGCGGACGACGCCTCGGTGTGTTCGTCCTTCTTCTGGTCGGGGCCCGCCGCACCGGCCTTGTCGGCGGCGGCGCCGTGCTCGTCGGTGGTCGCGGCGGTCAGCTTGAGAACCGGTGCCGGGCTCTCGGGCTCCTCGGCGCCGTCCTTCTGCTCCTCGATCCAGCGGACGACGTCCTTGTTGTCGTACGTCTGGATGGCCTTGAACACCAGCTGGTCGGCGTCCTCGGGGAGCTGGCCGACGGAGAGCGGGAACTGCTGGAACTGGCCCGGGCGGATGCCGAGGTCGTTCTTGCTGCCCTCGGCGGACCAGGTGACCTTGGAGACCGCTTCGTCGATCTTGTTGCCGTGGATCTCGAGCGGCTTGGCGAGCTTGCTCTTGGTGACGACGATCTTCCAGCCGGGCACCGGCTGCGGCATCACGGAAGCGAGCGGGTGGTCGGTCGGGAAGTTGACCTCGAGCTTGGTCGTCGAGGAGTCGTCGCGCTCGTTCGGGACCTTGAAGTTGATCGTCGCGTAGCCGCCCTTGGCGGCCTCGCCCTGCGGCTGCACGCTGACGTGCGCGGATGCCGTACCGGCAAGGATCAGCACGGTGGACGCGGCGACGCCGCCGACGAGGGCGATGCGGGAAACGTTCATGGCAGGAATCACTCCACTGAAGCACGAAGAGAGGTGGTCCGAAGCGCGGATGCGCGACGGCATCGCGACACCTCTTCCTCACGTGCGGCGTGCCTGCACCGAGCTCGGCGGCCACCGCATGGCGGGCGCCGAGCGGTGACTGCGGTCGAGTCGTGCGTGCAACGAGTGGAGGGTGTCGCGTCAGGCTGCGAGGGTGAATACGGGCGGAGGCCCGCGCCTGATCACCAGGTGCTGCAATGGATCGCCGGTGGCGGGAGCCGGGGCGTCGACTGCGGTACGGGGGATGTGCGGCCCGGTCGCCGGTGCGCCCGGGAGACCGGCGCGCAGTGTCCGGACGAGAGCGAGCGCGGCTCGCAGCGCACGCAACCGGGCCCCGGCCATGAGCTGCTCGGCGCCGTGCGCCGACAGCCGGACCAGCCGGAACAGTGCGATTTCGCCACGCCGCAGCAGCCAGCCGGTGGCCAGTGCGGCCAGCAGGTGGCCGAGCAGCATGGGGAGGCTGGGCAGCAGACCGGCGAGCGCGGCCGGGTCGGTCACGGCGGTGACCGCCGCTCCCGTCGCGCTGACCATGTGCTGATGGCCCTGGTCCATCGCCGTCACCGTCGCCGGATCGATGCCTGCGTCGGTGACGATGCGGTGGGCGGTGGTGGCGTTCAGTTGCTCCGGTCCTGCGCCGCAGACGAGGCCTGCCGCGAACCGGATCAGTGAGGCGTCGCCCGCCGCGTCGGCCGTCGATGTACTGGAGGCGCCGTGCGAGCCCAGGCCGAAGAGTGTGTGCAGAGCGATCTGCCCGCCGGCCAGGACGGTGGCGATGGACGGCATGGAACGCTCGCGTCCGGCGAGTGGCGCCACCACCGCGAAGACCCCGAGGAAGCCTGCGAGCAGCGTCCACCAGGGAACGGTCGCGCAGGAGGCCAGTGTGTGCCCTGCCGCGGACAGCGCGACACAGACCGCGGTGAACACCGCGGCCCTCAGGAGCCGCAGACCGGCTCCGGCGCGTGCGACAGGCGTAGACATGGCGGGGTCATCATCGCACTGCGCCCCCGGCCTCCGTGCGTCAGGTCCGGAAGGTCGTCTTCGGGAGGGTTGGGCACGAGGCGCGTGAGCTGGCCGGGTCCGGCATACACGGGTGTACGGAGTGCTGGTATCCGCCGAATGAGCGGTCTCACATCAGAACTGTGCTTACGAACCGCCCACTGCGGCAATACGTATCGGTATGTCGAGCCGCAGCCAGGAGGCTGGAGCATGAGCATCTGGTGGTCACTCCATTTGCGGCGCGAAGCTGCGAGCGTTCCGCTCGCCCGTCGCTTCCTGCTCGGCACCATGGAGTCCGCGGGCGTGGATCCGGACATCTCTTTCGACCTGTCGCTCGCGCTCAGCGAAGCCTGTGCGAACGCCGTCGAGCACGGCGGGGAGCAGAGGAGCGCCGACGACCTCCTCGCCCCCGGTGACTGCGATCCATGGGACGCATGGGACTCCTGGAGCGAGCAGTCCGGTACGACCTCCGGTCAGTACTGGGTCACCGCGTATCTGGACGGTGAGAAGTGCCGTATCGAAGTCGCCGATTCGGGGCCCGGCTTCCCCGCCCGGCGTGTGCTTCGCACTGCCGAACAGTCACATGCGCATCAA from Streptomyces sp. NBC_01707 includes the following:
- a CDS encoding copper chaperone PCu(A)C: MNRRTVLAGVVALTTGLTLAGCSASGDKPELKVTGAFMPQPVNDMAAGFLVVQNSGDSSDRLTSVTSPLSDDVTIHRTTNQTMRMVTSFEVPAGGALDLERGGNHIMFMKLKQRPRQGEKVSVELHFEKADPIKVDLPVKETTYNPKKQ
- a CDS encoding SCO family protein, with the translated sequence MRKKTVLAAAFVAAAALTLSACGSSDDADKPLADVSAQAKTQAATLLDQPFTKPDLVLTDTHGKKYDLRERTKGKPTLIYFGYTNCPDVCPLIMSNIAIAKKSLPKADQDKLQVVFVTTDPERDTPSSLGSWLRAQDASFIGLTGDFPTIQAGARQIGIGIDPPKKEKDGTVVSMHGSQVIAFSPKTDKGYVLYSEDTTPDDYTKDLPKIIKGENP
- a CDS encoding YcnI family protein — translated: MNVSRIALVGGVAASTVLILAGTASAHVSVQPQGEAAKGGYATINFKVPNERDDSSTTKLEVNFPTDHPLASVMPQPVPGWKIVVTKSKLAKPLEIHGNKIDEAVSKVTWSAEGSKNDLGIRPGQFQQFPLSVGQLPEDADQLVFKAIQTYDNKDVVRWIEEQKDGAEEPESPAPVLKLTAATTDEHGAAADKAGAAGPDQKKDEHTEASSASSSSSDTTARVLGIVGILIGAAGVAFGVLAGRRRTA
- a CDS encoding ATP-binding protein — translated: MSIWWSLHLRREAASVPLARRFLLGTMESAGVDPDISFDLSLALSEACANAVEHGGEQRSADDLLAPGDCDPWDAWDSWSEQSGTTSGQYWVTAYLDGEKCRIEVADSGPGFPARRVLRTAEQSHAHQPPAHQPQQLPPLSAEDGRGLCLIEQLADHVHFANRPGRGAVVSFDKVLKWREGALLMVS